The Equus asinus isolate D_3611 breed Donkey chromosome 4, EquAss-T2T_v2, whole genome shotgun sequence genome has a segment encoding these proteins:
- the EEF1B2 gene encoding elongation factor 1-beta: MGFGDLRSAAGLQVLNDYLADRSYIEGFVPSQADVAVFEAVSGPPPADLCHALRWYNHIKSYEKEKASLPGVKKALGKYGPADVEDTTGSGATDSKDDDDIDLFGSDDEEESEEAKRLREERLAQYESKKAKKPALVAKSSILLDVKPWDDETDMAKLEECVRSIQADGLVWGSSKLVPVGYGIKKLQIQCVVEDDKVGTDMLEERITAFEDYVQSMDVAAFNKI; the protein is encoded by the exons ATGGGGTTCGGGGATCTGAGGAGCGCTGCCGGCCTCCAGGTGCTCAACGATTACCTGGCGGACCGGAGCTACATCGAGGG GTTCGTGCCGTCGCAGGCGGACGTGGCCGTGTTCGAGGCGGTCTCCGGGCCGCCCCCCGCCGACCTGTGCCACGCGCTGCGCTGGTACAACCACATCAAGTCGTACGAGAAGGAGAAGGCCAG TCTGCCAGGAGTGAAGAAAGCTTTGGGCAAGTATGGTCCTGCGGATGTGGAAGACACCACAGGAAGTGGAGCTACCGATAGTAAAGACGACGATGACATAGATCTCTTTGGGTCTGATGATGAGGAG GAAAGTGAAGAAGCGAAGAGGCTAAGAGAAGAACGCCTTGCACAGTATGAGTCAAAGAAAGCCAAGA AACCTGCACTTGTTGCCAAGTCTTCCATCTTACTAGATGTGAAACCTTGGGATGACGAGACAGACATGGCGAAGCTGGAGGAGTGCGTCAGAAGCATTCAAGCAGACGGCTTGGTCTGGGGCTCCT CTAAACTAGTTCCAGTGGGGTATGGAATTAAAAAACTTCAAATACAGTGTGTAGTTGAAGACGATAAAGTTGGAACTGATATGCTGGAGGAGCGGATCACTGCTTTTGAGGACTATGTGCAGTCCATGGATGTGGCCGCTTTCAACAAGATCTAA